AGCTTATCATCACCGTCATCACCAAATAGCTGATCACTACCCGAACCTGTTCTTATTTGATCGTTGCCGCTATCACCATGGATTTGGTTATTACCACCACTGACGGTGATTTGATCATTATCAGCACCGCCACTAATTGCATCATTACCATCGCCGGCCGTAATGGTATCATTACCACTATCGCCAGTGATTTGGTTATCACCACTTCCGGCGTTAATGATGTCATTACCCTCATCGCCTGAGATAATATCATTGCCACTGCCCGCGGTGATAATATCGTTGCCTAAGCCACCTATAATATTATTATTACCATCACCAGCATTGATAGTATCGTTGCCGTCACCACCGATAAGCGTATCATTACCATCTTCACTCGAGAGCACGTCGTCGCCACTTCCGCCATCAAGCTGATTATTACCAGTGCCTGCCGTTAAGATATCGTCACCAGCGCCACCTTCTAACGTATCGTTACCAGCAAAGCCTTCTAATCGGTCATCGCCGTCATCGCCTTGTAATAAGTCATTACCTGCAGCGCCATAGAGGATATCGTTATCATCCCCCCCTGAAAGGGTGTTATTGCCACTGTCGGCATGTAGTTCATCTGCGCCAGCGCCGCCAAACAAGGTGTCATCACCTGCGCCTGCGAATAGTCTGTCAGCGCCGTCACCACCACTTAGCGTATCGTTACCAGCATCACCGCGGAGTAGATCGTCACCTTCATCACCGATGAGCGTATCACTACCGTCACCACCTTCAAGTTCATCGTCACCAGCACCTGCTGATAAATGATCATTACCTGCAGAACCCATTAGTTGGTCGTTACCACTGCCAGCGATGACTGTATCTGCGCCCGCACCACCAAATAAGGTATTGTTACCTTCACCAAGATCAACAGTATTACTGCCATCCATACCATAAACGGTATCATCACCTAATCCGGTGTTAACAGTATCATCACCCGAACCAGCGTAAACCACATCATCACCCGCGCCAGATTGAATGGTATCTTGATCTTCGCCACCATGAAGCGTATCTGCTTGCGCGCTGCCTATTAATGTATCATCACCAGCCCCGCCGTATATGTGGTGACTACCTGTTGCTGCCGCTGTTAATGTATCATTACCAGCGTCCCCTGAAAGCGTATCTTGGCCATCATCAACCAATATATCATCGCCATCACCGCCAGCTAAGAAGTCATAACCGTCACCACCAATAAGCGTGTCGTTACCTGCACCGCCAAATAAAGCATCATTACCGTCGCCACCGAGTAGGGTATCCGCACCTGCTCCTGCATCGATATGATCATTGCCACTTCCTGCATTGAGCGTATCGTTGCCATCGCCACCAAAAATCGTATCGTCACCATCGCCAGCCACAATGGTATCCTGGTCAATGCCACCAAATATCATATCGTCACCAGCGCCTGCCGTGATGGTATTATTACCTGCATCACCGTAAATCGTATCATCACCGTCACCAGCATCGATAACATCGTGTCCAGTACCGGCATAAACTGTGTCGTTACCTGCATTGGCCGTGATAATATCGTTACCGGCACCACCACTGAGTTCATCGTCGTGCTCGGCACTGATTAAAGTGTCATCACCAGCTTCCCCATAAAGAGCACTAATACCAGCACCACCATCTAAGAGATCATTGCCTTCACCACCAACCAAGATATCATCGCCGGCATCACCAGTTAGCGTATCATCACCAGTACCACCCACAAGCACATCATCACCAGTACCACCAACGAGAATATCATCACCGCTACCGGCAATAATGGTGTCGTTACCTTCGCCCCCTTCTAAATTATCATCCCCTCCGTTGCCTTCTAGATAGTCATCGCCATCTTGGCCGAATAGGGCATCATTGTTTGCACCACCGAAAAGTTGGTCTGATTCTTGTGATCCCGTTAATGTGTCATCGCCTTGACCACCAAATAGGGCACTGGCATTGCTGCCTGCGGTGAGCGCATCATTACCATCTTCACCGTAGAGCCGGTTGTTACCATGATTACCTTGCACTTGATCATTACCAGCCCCGGCATAAACAGTGTCATCACCAGTACCTGCATTGATAATATCAACACCGCCGCCAGCGTATACTTCATCATCACCAGCCCCTGCCTCAATGCTATCATCGCCTGACTCTGTAAATATTTTATCGTCACCATCAGCTGCATCAATCGTATTATCGCCAGCTCCGGCATAAACAATATCGTTGCCATCGCCACTTTCAATGTAGTCTGCCCCTGATGCTGTATATATCGTATCGTCACCAAGTTCGGTGCTAATAACATTGTCACCTTCACCAGCGAATACAGTATCATCGCCAGTACCTGTGTTGATGTTATCATCACCATTTTCGCTATAAACAGTATCGTCACCATCACCAGTATCAATCGTGTTATGACCTGTTTCACCAAATACAGTGTCATTACCTAGACCCGTAGTGATGACATCATTACCACTGCCAGAAAAAACGGTATCGTCACCAGCACCACCGTTAATGACATCATCACCTTCATTTGCATGAAGGACATCATCACCAGCACCACCATCAATTATGTCATTGCCAGTACCAGCATAGAGCTGATCGTTACCTTCGCCACCAGTTAATTGGTCGTTACCTTCGCCGCCATATACCTGGTCATTCCCGGCACCGCCGATGACGATATCATCACCAACTTCACCAAATACTAAGTCATCACCTTCACCACCTTGCAACGTATCATTACCTTCAGCACCAAGGAGCAAATCATCATCAGCACCGCCATCAATAATATCGTTGCCCGCGCCACCTAAAATGATATCGTTCCCCTCGTTCCCCTCGAGAATATCATCACCGGAGTCGCCTTGAATCTCATCATCACCAAGGCCCCCATAAATAGTATCGTTGTCGGCACCACCATAGACTTTATCATTGCCTATGCCGCCAAAAAGTTGGTCGCTACCGTCATCACCGATGAGAGTGTCGTCACCAGAACCCCCATAAAGTATGTCATCTCCGAGTTCACCAAGTAGTAAATCATTACCTTCGCCGCCAGAGATCGTATCATTACCGTCACTGCCTAGCAGGCTGTCATTTCCGCTGCCGCCATCTAAGGTATCATCACCATTACCGCCGAGTAGTAAATCATCGCCGTCATCGCCGTATAAATTATCATCATTGATACCACCACTAATCAAGTCATCTCCAGAGCCGCCATGTATAGTGTCCGAACCTTGTTGGCCAAATAAACTATCGTTACCTTCACCACCACTAATTGCATCGTCATAAATATTATTAGCAAGGAATTCTACACTTTCAATAGTGGTAATTGGTGTACCATCGGGTTCGGAGATACTAAACGTGATTAGCTCATCATTACCTATTTGAGCGGCGGTTACATCCAGATCTATTTCGAGTTCACCACGATTATTCACGATTGCAGGAACTGATGTTATGATGGCACCATCACTGTCGGTGAGATTGACTAAAACGGATGTGTTTTGTTGCTCTAGGGTGAATTTTGCGGTGATAGCACTGCTATCATTAACAACGTAATTACCGAGCCGCACACTGTGATTAATTTCTTCAACTGGTTCTGTGTTATCAGTGGGCGCTGTAAAGCTATAAATGGATTGTGAATTACCCCAAGTATCATTTGAATTTGGTTCTACTGGGGCAAGAGATGCGTAATCTATGTCACCAAAAATCGTATCATTACCTTCGCCACCGGCTAGGTTATCATTACCCTCACCACCAGTAACAAAATCATCACCTTCGTTGGCTGCCACGTTATCATTACCGGCTAGTACGTTGATACTGTCATCCGCAGATGTACCAACAACTTCATCATCGCTATTTGTTCCTTGCATATGAACTCCTACTATTTGTTCAATAATATCTACTCAATGTGGTATATAAATTTGCTCATCATTACTAAACATAGTTAGGGATTATTCTATCGTAGCGAATATTTTTAATGTAAGAGGCAAAGTGTGAGGCATATAAAATATAGTCCTAATATCCTATTGAAGAATTGAAGAATTGAAGAATTGAAGAATTGAAGAATTGAAGAATTGAAGACAAAATTGGGATTTAGAAGCTAAATGAATATGAAATGGAAATTGCCCCGTCAATAAACCGGCCCGTTCCTTCTGCACGATCAGATGAATTCCATCGGTTACCTGAATAGTTATTATATTGCAGTGTGATAGTGCCTGGGTGCCAATCAAAATAGCCAAAACCATAGGTGAAATCAGGATTCCAGGGTTGTTTTTGTGCACTATCAAAATAATAAAACGCAGTTGCATTCACATACCAATTACCAATAATCGCGTACTTACAGCCTAGGCTTATGGTTTGATGGTCAGCTTGGTAACTGGTTGAAGCAAGGTCAAAAAATTCTTTGGTGTAATTATAATTAGCTTGGCAGCCGATAGCCCCCTCATCAGTAAAGGATAGCCAATTGACAAAAGGTTTGGTGATCGGGAACTTCCAGCCTAATGACCAGGTGCCCTGATCGAAATTCGTCACTGCTTGCCCTGGTGTTGATTTAAAGCGGTTACCACCATAATTGGCATACATAAGACTGACTGTATAGGGGCGCCAATCACTATAGCCAAAGACGTAAGTAAAGTCAGGATTCCAAGGCTGTTGCTGGTCTTGATCTAAGTAATAATACACAGTACCTGAGACAAACCAATTACCCAGAATACTGTATTTTAATGACAAGGTCGCGGTTGCATTGGTGTTTGTTGGCCCAGATTGTACATCGACAGGTAGGTTAGCTGATTCTGTTTTTAGCAATGGAAAGTTAAGCGCGACATTACCGCTTAAACCATGAAACAAACTGTCATTGTTAGTGCCTTCTTGATAAGCCCATGAGTCAAAAGGTAAGGCGAATGAGTTGCTTACACCACGCCATATGAGGTCTAACTCGTCTTCCTCTTTACTCGCCTCGCTACTGGAACTTGATGTCGCAGACTGGCTAATACTGGGGGACGATGCAGCTGGTGCTCGTTTTGATGACTCAGTCTGATAGCCCGTCGAATATGCGGTAAAGCTGATGAAAGTGAGGAGAGCTAACCGTTTTTGCATTTGTAAGTGTCATGCTTAATTCCAAAAGAGGTTCCTATCCTCTTATTAATTGAGTAATAACATCAAGTTAATCTTATCCGTAACATAAATCTTTGTGGCGTAGATCAAACTTTGGTGCTAATTGTCTGCAGCTATTAGCTGCTTAACTAGACTGAGAATATGTACTAGATATTATTACTTTTGGTATAGAAATACGTTTTATTTTTAATTTATTTTAGCTTGTTAGGATGGTCCGTTTATCAATGAAAAACATACTGTTAGTTGACGATAACCGCACCATGCTATTAGTTTGGAAGCAAATCCTGATTAAACGTGGTTACCATGTAATGACCGCAATGGATGGGGTTGAAGCATTAGCTACTCTTGCTGAAAATCCGCAAATCCAATTCGTATTGAGTGATTGGATGATGCCAAATATGAATGGTATTGAGCTTTGCAGTAGGCTTAAGTCTGCTGATTACGATCGCTATATATTTTTCGTATTATTATCAGGAAAAGATGATCAGCATTCGATAATTGAAGGGATTAATGCGGGCGCTGATGATTTTTTTGTTAAAAACGCAGACATTAATGAAGTAGATGCTCGTGTTAAAGCAGGTTTTAGAACACTGGACCTGCATAATGAAATAACCGATAAAAATATTAAATTAGATACCGCTTACGCGACGATCAAAAAAGATTTGGAATCTGCTGGAGAGCTAGTTAAACGATTATTGCCGACCAAGCGGAAGTATACAGGCGTCGAGTTAAGTTATGTGTCTATTCCTAGCGCCCAAATCGGTGGTGATATGCTGGGCTACATGCAATTAGATGAAGAACATATCGCTTTCTACCTGCTCGATGTGGCAGGTCATGGTGTGTCTTCTGCATTAATGTCGTTTTCTATTCAGCAAAGTATTACTGCAAATAATGACAAAGGTGCGTTATTAAAAAGAACGATAAACACACCACCATATTACGAAATAACACCGCCTCATGAAGTCATTAAGCAGCTGAATGACATCTATGTGACAGATGAACAAAATCTACTGTATTTCACGATGATCTATTCAGTATTAAATGTAAAAACAGGCTTATTATCATTTTCCGTCGGGGGGCATCCACCACTCGTGTGGCTGCACAATGATCAATGCAGTGCAGAGTTTATTGGTCAGGATAGCTTTGTTGTCGGCGCCTTTGATTTTGTCGAATATAAAACGGCGCAGATCCAGTTGGAACCCGGCGATAAAATATGGATGTATTCAGATGGTTTAACCGAGGCAGAAAAAGATAAAACACAATTTTCAGAAGAAGGTCTTAGAAACGCAGTAATTGATTTTCAACACCATCCAACCACGATTCAAACCGAATTGCTCGTTGGTAGAGTCAGAGAATGGCAAGAATCCGCTCAATTTGATGACGATGTCAGTGTATTAGCAGTCGAATGGACAGGCTACTCAGAAGGGAAACACACATGCAACACAAAATTATCAACCAAGGTCAATGCACAGTTCTTCAAATAAATGAGGAACGTTTTGACGCTCGCTTAGCGCCTGATTTTAGAACTCAATTAACCGAGCTCTCTCAGAGTGTTGATGCACACCTGATTATTGATTTAACACAGGTAAGGTTTATGGATAGCAGTGGACTAGGCGCTGTGATGGCCGGTTATAAAATGTTACGTGGTAAAAAAATGAGCGTTGTTAATCCACAGCGAGCAGTTAAAGAATTGTTAAAGTTGACTCGAATGGACCAATTAATCACGTGTTACGACAGCATTGATGATGCTATTTCTGTTGATGCTTAATGGAGGTTTGAAATGAAGGGAATGATTCTTGCCGCAGGTAAAGGTACTCGCGTTAGGCCGATTACACAGATGATCCCAAAACCGATGATCCCTATTTTAGGGAAACCGGTAATGGAGTCTATGATCCAATTATTTGCCGCTCATGGCATCGATAAAATCGCGGTTAATACCAGCCACTTAGCTGAAATTATCGAAAACTATTTCGGCGACGGTCATCATTTTAATGTGCAGTTAACTTATTCGTACGAAGGTGAGGTACGCGATGGCAAGTTTGAAACTAAAGCCATGGGTTCTGCTGGTGGCATGAATAAAATTCAGCAATTCTCTGGTTTTTTTGATGAAACATTTGTTGTTGTTTGTGGTGATGCTTGGATTGATTTGGATCTAACAGAAGCAGTGCGCAGACATAAAGAAAAGGGTGTTATCGCGACTATTATCACCCGTCAGGTCGAACCTGAAGAGGTCGATAAATATGGTGTGGTTGTTACCGACGACTTTGACATGGTGACTTGTTTCCAAGAAAAACCAGCAGTAGAAGAAGCACTGTCTAATCGTATTAATACCGGTATTTATATTTTTGAACCAGCAATTTTTGATTATATTCCTAACGATGAAGAGTTTGATATCGGTAGTCAATTATTCCCTTTATTAGTTGAAAATAAAGTGAAGTTTAGTGCTGTTGATATGAACTTTCAGTGGCTTGATGTCGGTAATATCAGTGATATTTGGCAGGTGACAAAAGATATTCTTAATGGCGAAGTGTCTGGTTATCCAATCCCTGGTACGCAGGTTAGACCGGGTGTGTGGCTAGGGATTAATACTGTGTTTGATATCGATGCCTGTGATGTCACGCCACCAATTATTGTGGGTAGTGGCTGTGATATTAGACCGGGTTGTAAGATCGTCGGCCCTGCTGTTATAGGGGCCAATTGTACGATTGAGTCTGAGGCTGTTGTTAAACATAGTCTATTACGGGATTACATCCATATTGCGAGCGCGGCACATATTGAGAATAAAACCGTGTTTGGTGATTATTTTATTAGCCATGATGGATTCTCGCAATCGCTATTAGAAATGGGCGCCATTAACATCGTTAAAGACCGTCGTCTCACACAGCATCCGATCCCTATTCGTAATGAAGTTGCTTTGTATCTTCCGCAAATTCGCGAGCAAATTAAACAAGAAGAACAAACAAAAAAAGCATCGGATACAGCTACTAATAATAGTAACGGTGAAATAAAAAGTA
This genomic stretch from Moritella sp. F3 harbors:
- a CDS encoding calcium-binding protein, giving the protein MQGTNSDDEVVGTSADDSINVLAGNDNVAANEGDDFVTGGEGNDNLAGGEGNDTIFGDIDYASLAPVEPNSNDTWGNSQSIYSFTAPTDNTEPVEEINHSVRLGNYVVNDSSAITAKFTLEQQNTSVLVNLTDSDGAIITSVPAIVNNRGELEIDLDVTAAQIGNDELITFSISEPDGTPITTIESVEFLANNIYDDAISGGEGNDSLFGQQGSDTIHGGSGDDLISGGINDDNLYGDDGDDLLLGGNGDDTLDGGSGNDSLLGSDGNDTISGGEGNDLLLGELGDDILYGGSGDDTLIGDDGSDQLFGGIGNDKVYGGADNDTIYGGLGDDEIQGDSGDDILEGNEGNDIILGGAGNDIIDGGADDDLLLGAEGNDTLQGGEGDDLVFGEVGDDIVIGGAGNDQVYGGEGNDQLTGGEGNDQLYAGTGNDIIDGGAGDDVLHANEGDDVINGGAGDDTVFSGSGNDVITTGLGNDTVFGETGHNTIDTGDGDDTVYSENGDDNINTGTGDDTVFAGEGDNVISTELGDDTIYTASGADYIESGDGNDIVYAGAGDNTIDAADGDDKIFTESGDDSIEAGAGDDEVYAGGGVDIINAGTGDDTVYAGAGNDQVQGNHGNNRLYGEDGNDALTAGSNASALFGGQGDDTLTGSQESDQLFGGANNDALFGQDGDDYLEGNGGDDNLEGGEGNDTIIAGSGDDILVGGTGDDVLVGGTGDDTLTGDAGDDILVGGEGNDLLDGGAGISALYGEAGDDTLISAEHDDELSGGAGNDIITANAGNDTVYAGTGHDVIDAGDGDDTIYGDAGNNTITAGAGDDMIFGGIDQDTIVAGDGDDTIFGGDGNDTLNAGSGNDHIDAGAGADTLLGGDGNDALFGGAGNDTLIGGDGYDFLAGGDGDDILVDDGQDTLSGDAGNDTLTAAATGSHHIYGGAGDDTLIGSAQADTLHGGEDQDTIQSGAGDDVVYAGSGDDTVNTGLGDDTVYGMDGSNTVDLGEGNNTLFGGAGADTVIAGSGNDQLMGSAGNDHLSAGAGDDELEGGDGSDTLIGDEGDDLLRGDAGNDTLSGGDGADRLFAGAGDDTLFGGAGADELHADSGNNTLSGGDDNDILYGAAGNDLLQGDDGDDRLEGFAGNDTLEGGAGDDILTAGTGNNQLDGGSGDDVLSSEDGNDTLIGGDGNDTINAGDGNNNIIGGLGNDIITAGSGNDIISGDEGNDIINAGSGDNQITGDSGNDTITAGDGNDAISGGADNDQITVSGGNNQIHGDSGNDQIRTGSGSDQLFGDDGDDKLYAGSDDDQLAGGTGNDKLYGQSGNDQLSGDLGNDYLSGGSGDDVLLGGEGDDYLRGDNNNDILYGGAGNDTLKGGNQDDILFGEDGNDTLAGDSGNDQLFGETGNDQLFGGSGEDLLSGDTGDDNLDGGTGNDNLDGGTGDDQLTGGSGDDILFGQTGNDILDGGTGSDQLFAGAGNDTLVFDITETTNTDGSTVHFSGGAGFDVLAVGSDSDSQIIDMTQTAFQEIEGVVVNASDAQLKISLDKVLLNDTAEVSNSQFVCTGANKLDLNGFNWEVSSNNVTLNDDLRDAYEASNINTDSLFGYTFANDEGKEVTIWSDSEQDNISFNGADV
- a CDS encoding PP2C family protein-serine/threonine phosphatase, whose amino-acid sequence is MKNILLVDDNRTMLLVWKQILIKRGYHVMTAMDGVEALATLAENPQIQFVLSDWMMPNMNGIELCSRLKSADYDRYIFFVLLSGKDDQHSIIEGINAGADDFFVKNADINEVDARVKAGFRTLDLHNEITDKNIKLDTAYATIKKDLESAGELVKRLLPTKRKYTGVELSYVSIPSAQIGGDMLGYMQLDEEHIAFYLLDVAGHGVSSALMSFSIQQSITANNDKGALLKRTINTPPYYEITPPHEVIKQLNDIYVTDEQNLLYFTMIYSVLNVKTGLLSFSVGGHPPLVWLHNDQCSAEFIGQDSFVVGAFDFVEYKTAQIQLEPGDKIWMYSDGLTEAEKDKTQFSEEGLRNAVIDFQHHPTTIQTELLVGRVREWQESAQFDDDVSVLAVEWTGYSEGKHTCNTKLSTKVNAQFFK
- a CDS encoding STAS domain-containing protein, yielding MQHKIINQGQCTVLQINEERFDARLAPDFRTQLTELSQSVDAHLIIDLTQVRFMDSSGLGAVMAGYKMLRGKKMSVVNPQRAVKELLKLTRMDQLITCYDSIDDAISVDA
- a CDS encoding sugar phosphate nucleotidyltransferase, whose translation is MKGMILAAGKGTRVRPITQMIPKPMIPILGKPVMESMIQLFAAHGIDKIAVNTSHLAEIIENYFGDGHHFNVQLTYSYEGEVRDGKFETKAMGSAGGMNKIQQFSGFFDETFVVVCGDAWIDLDLTEAVRRHKEKGVIATIITRQVEPEEVDKYGVVVTDDFDMVTCFQEKPAVEEALSNRINTGIYIFEPAIFDYIPNDEEFDIGSQLFPLLVENKVKFSAVDMNFQWLDVGNISDIWQVTKDILNGEVSGYPIPGTQVRPGVWLGINTVFDIDACDVTPPIIVGSGCDIRPGCKIVGPAVIGANCTIESEAVVKHSLLRDYIHIASAAHIENKTVFGDYFISHDGFSQSLLEMGAINIVKDRRLTQHPIPIRNEVALYLPQIREQIKQEEQTKKASDTATNNSNGEIKSNEHKELTDDEHSAAF